A single window of Helicobacter pylori DNA harbors:
- the cagM gene encoding type IV secretion system apparatus protein CagM has protein sequence MLAKIVFSSLVAFGVLSANVEQFGSFFNEIKKEQEEVAAKEDALKARKKLLNNTHDFLEDLVFRKQKIKELVDYRAKVLLDLENKYKKEKEALEKETRGKILTAKSKAYGDLEQALKDNPLYKKLLPNPYAYVLNQETFTKEDKERLSYYYPQVKTSSIFKKTTATTKDKAQALLQMGVFSLDEEQNKKASRLALSYKQAIEEYSNNISNLLSRKELDNIDYYLQLERNKFDSKAKDIAQKATNTLIFNSERLAFSMAIDKINEKYLRGYEAFSNLLKNVKDDVELNTLTKNFTNQKLSFAQKQKLCLLVLDSFNFDTQSKKSILKKTNEYNIFVDSDPMMSDKTTMQKEHYKIFNFFKTVVSAYRNNVAKNNPFE, from the coding sequence ATGCTTGCAAAAATCGTTTTTAGCTCATTGGTTGCGTTTGGAGTTTTGTCGGCTAATGTGGAGCAGTTTGGTTCATTTTTCAACGAGATAAAAAAAGAACAAGAAGAAGTGGCCGCAAAAGAAGACGCTCTTAAAGCTCGCAAGAAGCTCTTAAACAATACGCATGATTTCTTAGAAGACTTGGTTTTTAGAAAACAAAAAATCAAAGAGCTTGTGGATTACAGAGCTAAAGTTCTTTTAGATTTAGAAAACAAATACAAAAAAGAAAAAGAGGCTCTAGAGAAAGAGACAAGAGGTAAAATCCTTACTGCTAAGTCAAAGGCTTATGGTGATCTAGAGCAAGCCTTAAAAGATAACCCTCTCTATAAGAAACTTCTCCCTAACCCTTATGCCTATGTTTTAAACCAAGAAACATTCACCAAAGAAGATAAGGAGCGTTTGAGTTATTACTACCCCCAAGTGAAAACGAGCAGTATTTTTAAAAAAACTACCGCTACCACTAAAGATAAGGCTCAGGCTTTGCTTCAAATGGGTGTGTTTTCTTTAGATGAAGAGCAAAACAAAAAAGCGAGCCGATTAGCTTTATCTTACAAGCAAGCGATTGAAGAATATTCCAATAACATTTCTAATCTATTGAGCAGAAAAGAATTGGATAATATAGATTATTACTTGCAGCTTGAAAGAAACAAGTTTGACTCCAAAGCAAAAGATATTGCTCAAAAGGCTACTAACACGCTTATTTTTAACTCGGAACGCTTGGCGTTTAGCATGGCGATTGATAAGATCAATGAGAAATACTTAAGGGGCTATGAGGCTTTTTCTAACTTGTTGAAAAATGTCAAAGATGATGTGGAATTGAATACTCTGACTAAAAACTTTACCAACCAAAAATTGAGTTTCGCACAAAAACAAAAATTGTGTTTGTTGGTTTTAGACAGCTTTAATTTTGATACCCAATCCAAAAAATCTATATTAAAAAAGACTAATGAATACAATATCTTCGTAGATAGCGATCCTATGATGAGCGACAAAACAACTATGCAAAAAGAACACTACAAGATATTTAATTTCTTCAAAACAGTGGTTTCTGCATACCGAAACAATGTTGCCAAGAATAATCCCTTTGAATAG
- the cagN gene encoding cag pathogenicity island type IV secretion system protein CagN — MKSIFKKLGSVALYSLVVYGGLNAINTALLPSEYKKLVALGFKKIKTLYQRHDDKEITKEEKEFATNALREKLRNDRARAEQIQKNIEAFEKKNNSSVQKKAAKHRGLQELNEINANPLNDNPNGNSSTETKSNKDDNFDEMINKVNEAFVKPAAPLVPDEWRTPEIEIVINKCIISSNDYDGLRKCLIKDIKDQKILAPLLEKIQEIETENNKFSRQHLNGLKLALNNSNNRTFLIASCAICEKRKKEMEQENNYQDTTNASEFGTTDTKENEAKDATFSNNRSKSELPNSVINQIEQSIAHGKK; from the coding sequence TTGAAAAGCATCTTCAAAAAATTAGGTTCTGTCGCTCTTTATTCTTTAGTTGTTTATGGGGGCTTAAACGCTATCAATACAGCATTGTTACCGAGTGAATACAAAAAATTGGTGGCTTTGGGCTTTAAAAAAATCAAAACACTCTATCAAAGACATGACGACAAAGAAATTACAAAAGAGGAAAAAGAATTCGCCACTAACGCTTTGAGAGAAAAATTACGGAATGATAGGGCGAGAGCAGAGCAAATTCAAAAGAATATTGAAGCGTTTGAAAAAAAGAACAACTCTTCTGTTCAAAAAAAAGCGGCTAAGCACAGAGGATTGCAAGAATTAAACGAAATTAACGCTAACCCTTTGAATGACAACCCTAATGGCAATTCTTCCACTGAAACCAAATCTAATAAAGATGATAACTTTGATGAGATGATCAATAAGGTGAATGAAGCTTTTGTGAAACCTGCTGCTCCGCTTGTGCCTGATGAGTGGAGAACGCCTGAAATTGAAATCGTTATCAATAAGTGTATTATTTCAAGCAACGATTATGATGGGTTAAGAAAGTGTTTGATCAAAGACATCAAGGATCAAAAAATTCTTGCCCCCTTATTAGAAAAAATTCAAGAAATAGAGACAGAAAATAACAAGTTTTCTAGACAACACCTGAATGGTTTAAAACTCGCTCTCAATAACAGCAACAATAGAACCTTTCTTATAGCTTCGTGCGCTATTTGTGAGAAGAGAAAGAAAGAAATGGAGCAAGAAAATAACTACCAAGATACTACAAATGCAAGCGAGTTTGGCACTACTGATACAAAAGAAAATGAAGCAAAAGATGCAACATTCTCAAACAATCGCTCTAAATCCGAACTGCCCAATAGCGTCATTAATCAAATAGAACAAAGCATCGCTCATGGAAAAAAATAG
- the cagL gene encoding cag pathogenicity island VirB5 family T4SS-associated adhesin CagL has protein sequence MKTLVKNTLFSFLLLSVLMAEDITSGLKQLDSTYQETNQQALKNLDEIFSTTSPSANDKMGEEDALNIKKAAMALRGDLALLKANFEANELFFISEDVIFKTYMSSPELLLTYMKINPLDQKTAEQQCGISDKILVLYCEGKLKIEQEKQNIRERLETSLKAYQSNIGGTASLITASQTLVESLKNKNFIKGIRKLMLAHNKVFLNYLEELDALERSLEQSKRQYLQERQSSKIIVK, from the coding sequence ATGAAAACACTCGTGAAAAATACCCTATTTTCTTTTTTGCTATTGTCTGTTTTGATGGCAGAAGATATAACAAGCGGTTTAAAGCAACTGGATAGCACCTACCAAGAGACCAACCAACAAGCGCTCAAAAACTTAGATGAGATTTTTTCAACCACTAGCCCTAGCGCTAATGATAAAATGGGTGAAGAAGATGCTTTAAACATCAAAAAAGCGGCCATGGCTTTGAGAGGAGATTTAGCGTTATTGAAAGCCAATTTTGAAGCGAATGAGTTATTTTTCATCTCAGAAGATGTGATTTTTAAGACTTATATGTCTAGCCCTGAACTTTTATTGACCTATATGAAAATCAATCCCTTAGACCAAAAGACTGCTGAGCAGCAATGCGGAATATCCGATAAGATTTTAGTTCTTTATTGTGAAGGGAAGCTGAAAATCGAGCAAGAAAAACAAAATATAAGAGAGCGTTTAGAAACTTCTCTAAAGGCGTATCAGAGCAACATTGGAGGTACAGCTTCCTTAATCACTGCTTCACAGACGCTTGTAGAAAGTCTAAAGAATAAAAATTTCATCAAAGGAATCAGAAAGCTTATGTTAGCTCACAACAAGGTCTTTTTAAATTATTTAGAGGAATTGGACGCATTAGAAAGATCCCTAGAACAAAGTAAGCGACAATACCTACAAGAAAGGCAATCAAGTAAGATCATTGTTAAATGA
- the cagI gene encoding cag pathogenicity island type IV secretion system translocation protein CagI codes for MKCFLSIFSFLTFCGLSLNGAEVVITLEPALKAIQADAQAKQKTAQAELKAIEAQSSAKEKAIQAQIEGELRTQLATMSTMLKGANGVINGVNGMTGGFFAGSDILLGVMEGYSSALSALGGNVKIIVEKQKINTQTEIQNMQIALQKNNEIIKLKMNQQNALLEALKNSFEPSVTLKTQMEMLSQALGSSSDNAQYIAYNTIGIKAFEETLEGFETWLKEAMKKATLIDYNSLTGQALFQSAIYAPALSFFSSMGAPFGIIETFTLAPTKCPYLDGLKISACLMEQVIQNYRMIVALIQNKLSDADFQNIAYLNGINGEIKTLKGSVDLNALIEAAILNAENHLNYIENLEKKADLWEEQLKLERETTARNIANSKVIVK; via the coding sequence GTGAAATGTTTTTTAAGCATATTTTCTTTCTTGACTTTTTGTGGCTTGTCCTTGAATGGTGCAGAGGTAGTGATAACGCTTGAACCTGCCTTAAAAGCCATTCAGGCGGACGCACAAGCCAAACAAAAAACCGCTCAAGCCGAATTGAAAGCCATAGAGGCTCAATCTAGTGCCAAAGAAAAAGCCATTCAAGCGCAAATAGAGGGAGAATTGAGAACCCAGCTTGCAACCATGAGCACTATGTTAAAAGGGGCTAATGGCGTTATTAATGGTGTCAATGGCATGACAGGGGGGTTTTTTGCAGGTTCAGATATCTTGCTTGGCGTCATGGAAGGGTATTCAAGCGCGCTTAGCGCATTGGGGGGGAATGTCAAAATAATCGTGGAAAAACAAAAAATTAACACCCAAACAGAAATCCAAAACATGCAAATCGCGCTCCAAAAAAATAACGAAATAATCAAGCTCAAAATGAACCAGCAAAACGCTCTCTTAGAAGCGTTAAAAAACAGCTTTGAACCGAGCGTTACCCTAAAAACACAAATGGAAATGCTTTCTCAAGCTCTAGGAAGTTCTTCTGACAACGCTCAATATATCGCTTACAATACGATCGGCATCAAGGCGTTTGAAGAAACCTTAGAAGGTTTTGAAACATGGTTGAAAGAGGCTATGAAAAAAGCGACCCTTATTGACTATAATTCCTTAACAGGTCAGGCTTTGTTTCAAAGCGCCATCTATGCGCCTGCTCTTAGTTTTTTTTCAAGCATGGGCGCACCATTTGGAATCATTGAAACATTCACTCTAGCACCCACAAAATGCCCCTATCTTGATGGGCTAAAAATTTCAGCATGCCTTATGGAACAGGTTATTCAGAATTACAGAATGATTGTAGCCCTTATTCAAAATAAACTGAGTGATGCAGATTTTCAAAATATCGCTTATTTGAATGGGATCAATGGAGAAATCAAAACCTTAAAAGGATCAGTAGATTTGAACGCGCTCATAGAAGCTGCTATCTTAAACGCAGAAAATCATTTAAACTATATAGAAAATCTTGAAAAAAAAGCCGATCTTTGGGAAGAACAACTGAAATTAGAGAGAGAAACGACAGCAAGAAACATTGCTAACTCTAAAGTTATTGTCAAATGA
- a CDS encoding sodium:calcium antiporter, whose product MTAIMTQYNQSIAEAVSVPMKAANQQYNQLYQGFNDQSMAVGNNILNISKLTGEFNAQGNTQGAQISAVNSQIASILASNTTPKNPSAIEAYATNQIAVPSVPTTVEMMSGILGNITSAAPKYALALQEQLRSQASNSSMNDTADSLDSCTALGALVGSSKVFFSCMQISMTPMSVSMPTVYAKYQALATNALTSGVNPMTTPACPIGDKVLAVYCYAEKVAEILREYYIEFVKNNTNLLQNASQMILGQSGLATSTYDTQAISNISSLYNYNIVVNKSFLKSHLTYLDYIKDKLKGQKDSYLTERVQTKIIVK is encoded by the coding sequence ATGACCGCTATCATGACCCAATACAATCAAAGCATCGCTGAAGCTGTAAGCGTGCCTATGAAAGCCGCTAACCAACAATACAACCAATTGTATCAAGGTTTTAACGATCAAAGCATGGCTGTGGGGAACAATATCTTAAATATCAGCAAATTAACAGGGGAATTTAACGCGCAAGGCAACACGCAAGGCGCGCAAATTAGTGCTGTCAATAGTCAGATTGCAAGCATTTTAGCGAGTAACACTACCCCTAAAAATCCTAGCGCTATTGAAGCTTATGCGACGAATCAAATCGCTGTTCCTAGCGTGCCAACAACGGTTGAAATGATGAGCGGTATCTTAGGCAATATTACAAGTGCAGCACCAAAATACGCCCTAGCTCTACAAGAGCAACTGCGTTCTCAAGCAAGCAACAGCTCAATGAATGATACAGCCGATTCCCTTGATAGCTGTACCGCTTTAGGCGCGCTTGTTGGCTCATCAAAAGTGTTTTTCAGTTGCATGCAAATTTCTATGACTCCTATGAGTGTTTCTATGCCCACTGTTTATGCCAAATACCAAGCGTTAGCCACTAATGCCCTAACTTCAGGCGTTAATCCTATGACCACTCCTGCATGCCCTATTGGGGACAAGGTTCTTGCCGTTTATTGCTATGCTGAAAAAGTAGCAGAAATTTTGAGAGAATACTATATAGAATTTGTGAAAAACAATACCAATTTGTTGCAGAACGCTTCTCAAATGATACTCGGTCAATCAGGATTAGCTACTAGCACCTATGACACTCAAGCGATTTCTAACATAAGCTCGCTATACAATTACAATATAGTAGTGAATAAATCTTTTTTGAAATCGCATTTGACTTACCTTGATTACATCAAAGACAAGCTTAAGGGGCAAAAAGATAGCTACTTAACAGAAAGGGTGCAAACTAAAATAATCGTGAAGTGA
- the cagG gene encoding cag pathogenicity island type IV secretion system translocation protein CagG: MKTNFYKIKLLFAWCLIIGMFNTPLNADQNTDIKDISPEDMVLNSVGLVSRDQLKIEIPKETLEQKVAILNDYNDKNVNIKFDDISLGSFQPNDNLGINAMWGIQNLLMSQMMGDYGPNNPFMYGYAPTYSDSSFLPPILGY, translated from the coding sequence ATGAAAACGAATTTTTATAAAATTAAATTACTATTTGCTTGGTGTCTTATCATTGGCATGTTTAACACTCCGCTTAACGCTGATCAAAACACTGATATAAAAGATATTAGTCCTGAAGATATGGTGCTAAATAGCGTAGGGCTTGTTTCTAGAGATCAGCTAAAAATAGAGATCCCTAAAGAAACCCTAGAGCAAAAAGTGGCCATACTCAATGACTATAATGATAAGAATGTTAATATCAAGTTTGACGACATAAGTTTAGGGAGTTTTCAACCTAATGATAATCTAGGTATCAATGCGATGTGGGGCATTCAAAATCTTCTCATGAGCCAAATGATGGGCGATTACGGTCCAAACAATCCTTTCATGTATGGCTATGCGCCAACATACTCAGATTCATCGTTTTTACCACCGATCTTAGGGTATTAA
- the cagF gene encoding type IV secretion system chaperone CagF, translating to MKQSLREQKLLKILENDVLTILDSFSNYLFELREELDFIEEEMEGEITEQNLTALYDFSNFLEDHVNVFYENVLNIDDVKTEHLYSGLIDSLNANLHFVKSFLSNQDLDFRFFKEINDGQDPQKTLSRLIPLQSGKNDASSFKANNSFVSLVYVYAYFMLETIRQSYRILRLLEKPINNNISEDMQSDIENFFVQANFLEYYVQNKIYPTNHAYDFTHLIMDSIIPNWIQIDMSVEAKKKELFEKYFQNIDEVTNKMLDQENQNKNSD from the coding sequence ATGAAACAAAGTTTGCGCGAACAAAAGTTATTGAAAATTTTGGAAAATGATGTCTTGACGATTTTGGATAGTTTTTCTAATTACCTTTTTGAACTGAGAGAAGAATTGGACTTCATAGAAGAAGAAATGGAAGGTGAAATCACTGAACAAAACCTTACCGCTCTTTATGATTTTTCTAATTTCTTAGAAGACCATGTCAATGTATTTTATGAGAATGTTTTGAATATAGATGATGTCAAAACAGAACACCTTTATTCAGGTCTCATAGATAGTCTTAACGCTAATCTTCACTTTGTCAAGTCATTTCTCAGTAATCAGGATTTAGACTTCCGCTTTTTTAAAGAAATAAACGATGGGCAAGATCCCCAAAAAACATTATCAAGATTAATTCCTCTTCAAAGTGGGAAAAATGATGCAAGCTCGTTTAAAGCCAATAATTCTTTTGTCTCATTAGTTTATGTTTATGCTTACTTCATGCTAGAAACTATCAGGCAGTCGTATAGGATTCTCAGATTACTAGAAAAACCTATCAATAACAACATAAGCGAGGATATGCAGAGCGATATAGAGAATTTTTTTGTTCAAGCGAATTTTTTAGAATACTATGTTCAGAACAAAATATACCCAACCAATCATGCCTATGACTTCACGCATTTGATCATGGACTCCATTATTCCTAATTGGATTCAGATTGATATGAGCGTTGAAGCTAAAAAGAAAGAGCTTTTTGAAAAATATTTTCAAAACATTGATGAAGTAACAAACAAAATGCTCGATCAAGAAAATCAAAACAAAAATAGCGATTGA
- the cagE gene encoding cag pathogenicity island type IV secretion system ATPase CagE, protein MFVASKQADEQKKLVIEQEVQKRQFQKIEELKADMQKGVNPFFKVLFDGGNRLFGFPETFIYSSIFILFVTIVLSVILFQAYEPVLIVAIVIVLVALGFKKDYRLYQRMERAMKFKKPFLFKGVKNKAFMSIFSMKPSKEMSNDIHLNPNREDRLVSAANSYLANNYECFLDDGVILTNNYSLLGTIKLGGIDFLTTSKKDLIELHASIYSVFRNFVTPEFKFYFHTIKKKIVIDETNRDYSLAFSNDFMRAYNEKQKRESFYDISFFLTIEQDLLDTLNEPVMNKKHFADNNFEEFQRIIRAKLENFKDRIELIEELLSKYHPTRLKEYTKDGVIYSKQCEFYNFLVGMNEAPFICNRKDLYLKEKMHGGVKEVYFANKHGKILNDDLSEKYFSAIEISEYAPKSQSDLFDKINALDSEFIFMHAYSPKNSQVLKDKLAFTSRRIIISGGSKEQGMTLGCLSELVGNGDITLGSYGNSLVLFADSFEKMKQSVKECVSSLNAKGFLANAATFSMENYFFAKHCSFITLPFIFDVTSNNFADFIAMRAMSFDGSEDNNAWGNSVMTLKSEINSPFYLNFHMPTDFGSASAGHTLILGSTGSGKTVFMSMTLNAMGQFVHNFPANVSKDKQKLTMVYMDKDYGAYGNIVAMGGEYVKIELGTDTGLNPFAWAACVQKTDATMEQKQTAISVVKELVKNLATKSDEKDENGNSVSFSLADSNTLAAAVTNLITGDMNLDYPITQLINAFGKDHNDPNGLVARLAPFCKSTNGEFQWLFDNKATDRLDFSKTIIGVDGSSFLDNNDVSPFICFYLFARIQEAMDGRRFVLDIDEAWKYLGDPKVAYFVRDMLKTARKRNAIVRLATQSITDLLACPIADTIREQCPTKIFLRNDGGNLSDYQRLANVTEKEFEIITKGLDRKILYKQDGSPSVIASFNLRGIPKEYLKILSTDTVFVKEIDKIIQNHSIIDKYQALRQMYQQIKEY, encoded by the coding sequence GTGTTTGTGGCAAGCAAGCAGGCTGATGAACAAAAAAAGCTAGTTATAGAGCAAGAGGTTCAAAAGCGGCAGTTTCAAAAAATAGAAGAGCTTAAAGCAGACATGCAAAAGGGTGTCAATCCCTTTTTTAAAGTCTTGTTTGATGGGGGGAATAGGTTGTTTGGTTTCCCTGAAACTTTTATTTATTCCTCTATATTTATATTGTTTGTAACAATTGTATTATCTGTTATTCTTTTTCAAGCCTATGAACCTGTTTTGATTGTAGCGATTGTTATTGTGCTTGTAGCTCTTGGATTCAAGAAAGATTATAGGCTTTATCAAAGAATGGAGCGAGCGATGAAATTTAAAAAACCTTTTTTGTTTAAGGGCGTAAAAAACAAAGCGTTCATGAGCATTTTTTCCATGAAGCCTAGCAAAGAAATGTCTAATGACATCCACTTAAATCCAAACAGAGAAGACAGACTTGTGAGTGCTGCAAACTCCTATCTAGCGAATAACTATGAATGTTTTTTAGATGATGGGGTGATCCTTACTAACAACTATTCTCTTTTAGGCACAATCAAATTGGGGGGCATTGATTTTTTAACCACTTCCAAAAAAGATCTCATAGAGTTACACGCTTCTATTTATAGCGTTTTTAGGAATTTTGTTACCCCTGAATTCAAATTTTATTTTCACACTATTAAAAAGAAAATCGTTATTGATGAAACCAATAGGGACTATAGTCTTGCTTTTTCTAATGATTTCATGCGAGCCTATAATGAGAAGCAAAAGAGAGAAAGTTTTTATGATATTAGTTTTTTTCTGACCATAGAGCAAGATTTATTAGACACTCTCAATGAACCCGTGATGAATAAAAAGCATTTTGCAGACAATAATTTTGAAGAGTTTCAAAGGATTATTAGAGCCAAGCTTGAAAACTTCAAGGATAGGATAGAGCTTATAGAAGAGCTATTGAGTAAATACCACCCCACTAGATTGAAAGAATACACTAAAGATGGCGTTATTTATTCCAAACAATGCGAGTTTTATAATTTTCTTGTGGGAATGAATGAAGCCCCTTTTATTTGCAACCGAAAAGACTTGTATCTGAAAGAAAAAATGCATGGAGGGGTGAAAGAAGTTTATTTTGCTAATAAGCATGGAAAAATCTTGAATGATGACTTGAGTGAAAAATATTTTAGCGCTATTGAGATCAGTGAATACGCCCCTAAATCACAGAGCGACTTGTTTGATAAAATCAACGCTCTAGACAGCGAATTTATCTTTATGCATGCTTATTCGCCTAAAAACTCACAGGTTTTAAAGGACAAACTAGCTTTCACCTCTAGAAGAATTATTATTAGTGGAGGCTCCAAAGAGCAAGGCATGACTTTGGGTTGTTTGAGCGAATTAGTGGGTAATGGTGATATTACGCTAGGCAGTTATGGTAATTCTTTAGTGCTGTTTGCTGATAGCTTTGAAAAAATGAAACAAAGCGTTAAGGAATGCGTCTCTAGTCTTAACGCTAAAGGTTTTTTAGCCAACGCAGCGACTTTCTCTATGGAAAATTACTTTTTTGCCAAACATTGCTCTTTTATCACGCTTCCTTTTATTTTTGATGTAACTTCTAATAATTTTGCTGATTTCATCGCTATGAGAGCGATGAGTTTTGATGGCAGTGAAGACAATAACGCTTGGGGCAATAGTGTGATGACGCTAAAAAGCGAGATCAATTCGCCTTTTTATTTGAACTTCCACATGCCCACTGATTTTGGTTCAGCTTCAGCAGGACACACTTTGATACTTGGCTCAACCGGTTCAGGTAAGACAGTGTTTATGTCAATGACCTTGAACGCTATGGGACAATTTGTTCACAATTTTCCTGCTAATGTCAGCAAAGACAAGCAAAAGCTCACTATGGTCTATATGGATAAAGATTATGGCGCTTATGGGAATATTGTCGCAATGGGTGGGGAGTATGTCAAGATTGAACTAGGGACAGATACAGGATTAAATCCTTTTGCTTGGGCGGCTTGTGTGCAAAAAACAGATGCAACAATGGAACAAAAACAAACAGCTATTTCTGTTGTCAAAGAGCTTGTGAAAAACCTAGCGACCAAAAGCGATGAAAAAGATGAAAATGGCAACAGCGTCTCTTTTAGCCTAGCAGATTCTAATACGCTTGCAGCGGCAGTAACCAACCTTATCACAGGAGATATGAACCTAGATTATCCCATCACTCAACTTATTAATGCTTTTGGGAAAGACCACAATGATCCTAATGGGCTTGTCGCGCGATTAGCGCCTTTTTGCAAATCAACCAATGGTGAATTTCAATGGCTTTTTGACAATAAAGCAACAGATCGCTTAGATTTTTCAAAAACGATTATTGGCGTTGATGGGTCAAGTTTCTTAGACAATAATGATGTTTCACCCTTTATTTGTTTTTACCTTTTCGCTCGTATCCAAGAAGCAATGGATGGGCGTAGATTTGTCTTAGATATTGATGAAGCGTGGAAATATTTAGGCGATCCAAAGGTCGCTTATTTTGTGAGAGACATGCTAAAAACTGCAAGGAAAAGAAACGCTATTGTTAGACTTGCGACTCAAAGCATCACTGATCTTTTAGCTTGCCCTATTGCTGATACGATTAGAGAACAATGCCCTACAAAGATTTTTTTGAGAAACGATGGGGGTAATCTTTCTGATTACCAAAGATTAGCTAATGTTACAGAAAAAGAATTTGAAATCATCACTAAGGGGCTGGACAGGAAAATCCTCTACAAACAGGATGGAAGCCCTAGCGTTATCGCTAGTTTTAATTTGAGAGGTATTCCTAAAGAATATTTGAAAATTTTATCCACAGATACTGTATTTGTCAAAGAAATTGACAAGATTATCCAAAACCATAGTATCATAGATAAATATCAGGCCTTGAGGCAAATGTATCAACAAATAAAGGAGTATTAA